From one Anomalospiza imberbis isolate Cuckoo-Finch-1a 21T00152 chromosome 25, ASM3175350v1, whole genome shotgun sequence genomic stretch:
- the FABP3 gene encoding fatty acid-binding protein, heart: MVDAFVGTWKLVDTNNFDEYMKALGVGFATRQVAGFTKPTTIIELDGDKVTVKTQSTFKNTEITFKLGEEFDETTADDRHVKSLVTLDGGKLVHVQKWDGKETSLVRELKDGKLILTLTMGNVVSTRTYEKAT, from the exons ATGGTCGACGCCTTCGTGGGAACCTGGAAGCTGGTGGACACCAACAATTTCGATGAGTACATGAAGGCGCTGG GCGTGGGCTTCGCCACGCGGCAGGTAGCCGGCTTCACCAAGCCCACCACCATCATCGAGCTGGACGGCGACAAGGTCACCGTGAAGACCCAGAGCACCTTCAAGAACACCGAGATCACCTTCAAGCTGGGCGAGGAGTTCGACGAGACCACGGCGGACGACAGGCACGTCAAG TCCTTGGTCACACTGGATGGAGGCAAACTCGTCCATGTGCAGAAGTGGGATGGGAAGGAGACATCGCTGGTCCGAGAGCTGAAGGATGGGAAATTAATTCTG ACTCTCACCATGGGCAACGTCGTCTCCACCCGCACCTACGAGAAGGCGACATAG